The window AGAAAAATGGTATTATGAATCGGAAGGAAGGGGAAATAAATATTCAAGGGATATTGCCTTATCCACTGTAAAAGATGCTGCATTTGATAAAGATAATTACCATCTCGATGAAGATGAAGCCATTAAGAGGTCTCCAATCCATATGCCAACTCCTATAGAGAAACGTAAAAACAGCAAACTTTATATCTATGCAGGAATCCATGATGGGTATACGGGTTCTGTACCCATTTCCCAATCATTGGATTTTTACAACAAGGTAGTTGCAGACTATGACACTTTAGAAAAGGATGCCTTGGTTCCTCAAGCAGACATTAAAGAACTGCTGGCATCCAGAAACTTTGTGGTAACCAATAAAGATAGCATTGCGGACCGGTTAATTCATTACCGGAAGACTTACAAAGATTTATTGAAAATAACCATATTTGAAGGCTCCCATGAATGCCTTACAAGCGTGGCTTTGGACCACATAGAAACAGGCAAAATATTGGCCATCGGAGATTCAAATGGGGCTAAAGAAAATGGCTGGGTAGATCAATTGAGAAAAGCACAATTTGAGGATTTTATCTTCAATGCCAGCATCTCCGGAAACACCATCGGTTTTGATAACAATGGTCAAGAAAAGTTAAACACCCTAACCAATTTAGACAGGTATATGGAAGGGGCAGAAAAAGCTTTACGTGGACTGGACAAGGTAGTCATTTTGCTAGGTACAAACGATTGCAAGGCAGTTTTTGGACCTAGGAAACATGAAATTCCCGAAAACATGGATCGCTTGTTAAAAGCCATAAAGTCACATACTGTATACCATCAATACAAACCTCAGATTTATGTTGTTTCTCCCCCACCTTGCGGAGAAGACGATATAATGAAAGAAAAATACCATGGTTCTTCTGAAAGGGTCAAGTGGCTTATCCCTCAATTCAAAATGGTGGCAGAGAAAAATGACTGCACTTTTATAGATATTCATACACCATTGGCACCTCAGTGGGCCTCTTTAGCTAAAGATGGTATTCATCCTGAGGAAGAAGGGCAAGTAATGCTCTCCAAAATCATCTTCAATTATACCAATTAAAAAATTTACTGAAACACTACTTTTACTTATTATTAAAACCTTTAATTTCCTCCTTTCAATAGAGAAAATCGTTCCAAATCTAAACACCAGGTTGCTTTTTAAGCCTGATTTTAACACAGTTACCTTTCAATAAATCTATTTTGTGAAAGTTTTGTGATAATTTTTTTTCAATATTGTAGTATGTGCGAAAAAAAGATACTGCTAATTGAGGACGATAAGGACATTGCTGAATTGGTAGCCTTGCACCTTAGCAACTTAGGGTATGAGGTTGAGTGTGTCAATAACTTTACTGAAGGAATGAAACGTTCTCTTGAAAACCACTACCTGCTCATTTTATTGGACTTGATGCTCCCTGATGGAGACGGATTAGATATTTGCCACAAATTAAGAAGAGAGAAAATACAAACACCAATAGTAATGCTCACTGCCAAGACTGAAGAAATCGATAAGGTCTTGGGCCTGGAATCAGGCGCAGACGATTACATTAGCAAACCTTTTAGCATCAGAGAGTTTATTGCTAGAATAAAAGCAATAATTCGCCGTAGTGCTATATCCATTATTGAAAATGAGGAGGATATTTTTCAGTTTGATGAATTGGTAATTAACATCTTTAAGCGCAAGGTAACTATTCATGACAACCCTATAGAATTAACAAAAAAAGAATTTGAATTGCTTTATTTTTTAGCCAAAAACAAAGGCGTTACCTATTCGAGGGAAAAGCTGCTAAACATCATTTGGGGTTATGAGTACAGTGGCTATGACCATACTGTAAATTCCCATATTAACCGCTTGCGTGCGAAAATCGAGCAAACTCCAAATAAACCCAAATTCATTTTAACCTCTTGGGGTGTAGGTTATAAGTTCAATGATGAATTATAAGTTCTATGAAAAAAATTTCCAACAGCCTATTTTGGCGCTTGTCCCTATTTTTTCTAATTATCCTACTCATTATTTCAGGAGTATATATTTACACGACCCATAATTCATCATTGATTTATTCCCAAGAAACTTCACAAAAACTAAACAGACCGCTTGCTGAAAGGGTAGCCAAGTTCACCCAACCATTTATCAATGGATCAATCAATGAAAAGGAGGTAGAAGACTTGTTCCACAATGTGATGGTTTTAAATCCTTCTGTTGAAGTTTATTTGCTTGATAAGGCAGGGGAAATACTTAGCTATTATGCCCCTTTTGGTCAAGTAAAACTTGACCGGATTGACCTTAGCCCTATTCATCGATTTATTAATGATAAAGAGGCATTTATTAAAGGGGAAGACCCAAGGAATCCCGGTATTCAAAAAATATTTTCAGCTGCTAGTATTGAAAACAATGAACAAATTGTTGGATATATTTATATCATTTTAGCAAGTGAAGAGTACACTAGTGTAACAGATATGCTTGCCCATAATTATCAGATCAAATTGGCAACCAAGGCAGTAATCATCACATTCTTAACTGCAATAATCATCGGTTTGATCGTGATATGGTTCCTTACCAAAAATGTGAATAAAATAAGTGTTGCAGTAAATCGATTCAAACAAGGTGACCTCAAAGCCCGCATTCGTTTACAATCAAAAGGTGAGTTATCTGTTTTGGCAAATAACATAGACGCAATGGCAGACACCATCGTCAACAATATCAATGAAATTCGTTCGGTTGAAAAGCTTAGGAAAGAATTAATTTCCAACATCTCCCATGACCTCAGAACACCACTTACCTCTATTCAAGGGTACGCTGAAACCTTGGTTTTACTGGAAGAAAAGTTGGATAAAAAAACGAAGATCAAATATTTAAACACCATCCTTTCCAGTACACAAAGGGTAAAAAAAATGGTAGAAAATCTTTTTGAGATTTCAAAACTAGAAGCCCACCAAGTCGAAACTAAAAAAGAAACCTTTTCCATTAATGAATTGCTTTCTGACATGGTTATGAAATTTGATTTAATGGCAAAAAGCAAATCCATCAACTTTAAGATTAACATGGCTGAAGACAATACCATGGTTTTTGCAGACATAGCTTTGATGGAAAGAGTTTTTCAAAACCTTTTGGAAAATGCCCTGAATCACACCCAATCAGGTGGAACAGTACTTATTTCCATAGAGAAAAAACACAGATCCTCCATTGAAATTACAATAAAAGATACCGGTGTTGGTATTTCCTCCGAGGAGTTGCCCTATATTTTTGATCGGTATAAAAAAGGAGCTTATGGAACGCACAAAGGCACCGGATTGGGTCTTGCTATTGTTAAAAAGATTCTAGAATTGCATAAGTTAGACATCAAAGTGGAAAGCGAGATGAATGTAGGTACTTCGTTTTCCTTCAAACTCCCCGTCTATTCTTAAAAATTGATTTTTTTGTGATCCTTTCGTGATATCCTATTACTTATTTTGATCAAACAAAATAAGAACCTTTATCACAATGAGAAAGCCCTTTATTCTAAAATATTCCATCTCACGTATTCAAGTGACAACCAACTGGAATGTTTAAAGCCGGATTATGCAAAGGGATTTCCTGAGCTTTCTCAGGAATTGATCTTTCCACTAGAAATTCAACCTGTTTGTATTGATCCAATCATTTAATAAAAGGTCTATTGGATATTTCTGATTAAAGGCTGGTCTTTGGCCATTGGTTAGCCCCATTAAACTAACCCCAAAGACAAGGGGTTTCTTATCCTTTTCTATATAGCTAAAGGTGGGTACCCAATGGTTTGCCCAATAAATCAATTCTTAACCAAAAACATATTACCATGAAAAATGTAAGATTATTTAGCTTTTCAGCCATTATCGCTTCATTAGTGATGCTCAATGGATGCGACACAAAGGAAGATGAAATGCCGGAGACAATGAGCAGTGAGTTCACTGTTACTATCGAGAATATTTTTGAAGCCAAAGATTTCTTTAATACCGGAACAACTGGGTTAATTACTCCGGGAAATAGTGAAACTTTCAGTTTCAATGCTGGCATTGGGCACAGTTTAAGTTTTGCGACAATGCTTGTTGAATCCAACGATTTATTTTACTCCCCTGATGAAAATGGAATCCCATTATATGATGAAGATGGGAATCCTGTCACAGGAGATGTTAGCACCATGATTTCATTATGGGATGCGGGTACCGAAATAAATGAAGCTCCAGGAACAGGTCCCAATCAACCAATTAGACAAAGTGAGATGAACACTGGCCCTTCTGAAAACAACCCGGTAAACATAGTTAATGATGCCTTTAATTATCCTTCAACCCAAGAAAGTATCAAAGTAGAAATTGCCCATGATGGAGGTACGATGTTTACCATTTCCATTACCAATACTTCAGAAAACACCGAATTGCCTTCTCCTTTTGCCCCGGGTGTCTGGGTCATTCATAACCTTGATCAAATGCCAATTTTCTCAATCAATGAAATAGCAGGAATTGGTTTGGAACCCTTGGCTGAGGATGGAGATAATTCCATTTTAAATACTGAAGTAATGAACAATACAGGGTTCTTTTCCCCTCTAGCACCCGGTGCTTTTAGTATAGGTACTGACAACATAATTTTTATGGACGGACAATCCGCAGGGGCAGCATTGGAAAGTTTAGCTGAGGATGGAGATGCCTCAGGCTTTGACAATGTCTTCAATACACCGATTGGAATGACTTCACCTGGCCCCTTGCTTCCGGGAAGCGCTTATTCTTTTACCTTCACTGCAGAAAAAGGAGACAAACTATCATTTGCAAGTATGTTGGTAGAATCAAATGATTGGGTTATAGGGACAGATAAGTTGGAGTTATTTTCAAATGGTATGGCCATTTCAGGTGAGATTACCGGCGATGTCTATTTATATGATGCCGGAACCGAAGAGGATGAATACGCCGGTGCAGGTAATAATCAACCTTTGAGACAATCCGAACCAAATACAGGTATTGATGAAGAAGGTATTATTAGTATGGAAGCTAATCCTTCTGATAATATTCCATCCATAACTGAGATGGTAAGGGTCACTATCTCTCCGATGTAAAAAGCCTTAATTAGCTTATAAGCCGAAGTATCCGCTTTCGATCGGTACTTCGGCTTTTTAATTGGCTCATCTATTTCATTCTAAAATTATTTCTTTTTTTTGTTAAAAACCCCTCCAAACACACTACAGTGAAACCATTTATTAACCACTCTTCCTTAATTTAATCCGTTTATATCATGAAATTTAATTACGTATTTGTATATTCAAATACAAATCACCTTTTTATTTAAAATTATTCTTAATTATGTCATTTTCCAGAGGCCCTTTAGGTATTAAAGCAGCAAATCAAATACCTGAATTATTGGTCTATTGGGATACTAATGAAATTTGCCAATTTGCTAACACTGCATTTTTAAAATGGCTTGGTAAATCCTCCGAAAAGGTAATTGGTAAACTAACCCTTAGAGAAGCATTAGGCCAA of the Cyclobacterium marinum DSM 745 genome contains:
- a CDS encoding SGNH/GDSL hydrolase family protein is translated as MKLAILSILVLFISNGFAQNDPVWDNTQIENWPEECTKTTITSSMDGKKQPAIFYAAKEPNRPLIVSLHTWSGNYEQEDLLIKEIIKRDYNYIHPDFRGPNKTYEACGSEFVIQDIEDAIAFAIEKGNASMNDIHVIGTSGGGHATLLTYMNTDFPVKTFSAWVPISDIEKWYYESEGRGNKYSRDIALSTVKDAAFDKDNYHLDEDEAIKRSPIHMPTPIEKRKNSKLYIYAGIHDGYTGSVPISQSLDFYNKVVADYDTLEKDALVPQADIKELLASRNFVVTNKDSIADRLIHYRKTYKDLLKITIFEGSHECLTSVALDHIETGKILAIGDSNGAKENGWVDQLRKAQFEDFIFNASISGNTIGFDNNGQEKLNTLTNLDRYMEGAEKALRGLDKVVILLGTNDCKAVFGPRKHEIPENMDRLLKAIKSHTVYHQYKPQIYVVSPPPCGEDDIMKEKYHGSSERVKWLIPQFKMVAEKNDCTFIDIHTPLAPQWASLAKDGIHPEEEGQVMLSKIIFNYTN
- a CDS encoding response regulator transcription factor, translating into MCEKKILLIEDDKDIAELVALHLSNLGYEVECVNNFTEGMKRSLENHYLLILLDLMLPDGDGLDICHKLRREKIQTPIVMLTAKTEEIDKVLGLESGADDYISKPFSIREFIARIKAIIRRSAISIIENEEDIFQFDELVINIFKRKVTIHDNPIELTKKEFELLYFLAKNKGVTYSREKLLNIIWGYEYSGYDHTVNSHINRLRAKIEQTPNKPKFILTSWGVGYKFNDEL
- a CDS encoding sensor histidine kinase; the encoded protein is MKKISNSLFWRLSLFFLIILLIISGVYIYTTHNSSLIYSQETSQKLNRPLAERVAKFTQPFINGSINEKEVEDLFHNVMVLNPSVEVYLLDKAGEILSYYAPFGQVKLDRIDLSPIHRFINDKEAFIKGEDPRNPGIQKIFSAASIENNEQIVGYIYIILASEEYTSVTDMLAHNYQIKLATKAVIITFLTAIIIGLIVIWFLTKNVNKISVAVNRFKQGDLKARIRLQSKGELSVLANNIDAMADTIVNNINEIRSVEKLRKELISNISHDLRTPLTSIQGYAETLVLLEEKLDKKTKIKYLNTILSSTQRVKKMVENLFEISKLEAHQVETKKETFSINELLSDMVMKFDLMAKSKSINFKINMAEDNTMVFADIALMERVFQNLLENALNHTQSGGTVLISIEKKHRSSIEITIKDTGVGISSEELPYIFDRYKKGAYGTHKGTGLGLAIVKKILELHKLDIKVESEMNVGTSFSFKLPVYS
- a CDS encoding spondin domain-containing protein, yielding MKNVRLFSFSAIIASLVMLNGCDTKEDEMPETMSSEFTVTIENIFEAKDFFNTGTTGLITPGNSETFSFNAGIGHSLSFATMLVESNDLFYSPDENGIPLYDEDGNPVTGDVSTMISLWDAGTEINEAPGTGPNQPIRQSEMNTGPSENNPVNIVNDAFNYPSTQESIKVEIAHDGGTMFTISITNTSENTELPSPFAPGVWVIHNLDQMPIFSINEIAGIGLEPLAEDGDNSILNTEVMNNTGFFSPLAPGAFSIGTDNIIFMDGQSAGAALESLAEDGDASGFDNVFNTPIGMTSPGPLLPGSAYSFTFTAEKGDKLSFASMLVESNDWVIGTDKLELFSNGMAISGEITGDVYLYDAGTEEDEYAGAGNNQPLRQSEPNTGIDEEGIISMEANPSDNIPSITEMVRVTISPM